The following coding sequences lie in one Benincasa hispida cultivar B227 chromosome 6, ASM972705v1, whole genome shotgun sequence genomic window:
- the LOC120079464 gene encoding protein CREG1 isoform X2, translating to MASGIFHGLFYHLFFVYLASSSVGSQNFVQGRLLLISKPDPDNAAATARWLVSQNSWGILSTISSDFGGAPFGNVVSFSDGPPNEGRGIPYFYLTTLDPTAKYAISDERASFTLSEYPIGTCGKTDPENPTCAKITLIGKVKLLVLHSPAYLLTMLIFILCNFKSLFGLQLKQVEPNSKEVEFAKTSLFSKHGEMKNWPKDHDFRFYKLVIENIFLINWFGGPKPLTVDQYLHLKP from the exons ATGGCCAGTGGAATCTTCCATGGTCTGTTTTACCATCTGTTTTTTGTGTATTTGGCATCTTCTTCTGTGGGATCGCAGAACTTTGTGCAGGGTCGGTTGCTTCTAATTTCAAAACCCGACCCGGATAATGCTGCGGCCACTGCTCGTTGGTTGGTTTCTCAGAATTCATGGGGAATCTTAAG CACCATCTCAAGTGATTTTGGGGGAGCGCCTTTTGG GAATGTGGTTTCGTTTAGTGACGGGCCACCCAACGAAGGTCGAGGCATTCCATATTTCTACTTAACTACTCTTGACCCAACTGCAAAGTATGCAATCTCTGATGAGAGGGCTTCATTCACACTCAGTGAGTACCCTATTGGAACTTGTGGCAAGACAGATCCAGAAAACCCGACTTGCGCAAAAATTACATTGATCGGGAAGGTAAAATTGTTAGTTTTACATTCTCCAGCTTATCTTCTAACCATGCTAAtattcatcttgtgtaactttAAGTCACTGTTTGGCCTACAGCTGAAGCAGGTTGAGCCTAATTCCAAAGAAGTAGAGTTTGCTAAAACTTCTTTGTTCTCAAAGCATGGAGAGATGAAAA ACTGGCCCAAGGATCACGACTTTCGGTTCTACAAATTAGTAATAGAAAACATATTCTTGATCAATTGGTTCGGTGGACCTAAGCCTCTTACAGTTGATCAATATCTTCATTTGAAACCGTGA
- the LOC120079464 gene encoding protein CREG1 isoform X1: MASGIFHGLFYHLFFVYLASSSVGSQNFVQGRLLLISKPDPDNAAATARWLVSQNSWGILSTISSDFGGAPFGNVVSFSDGPPNEGRGIPYFYLTTLDPTAKYAISDERASFTLSEYPIGTCGKTDPENPTCAKITLIGKVKLLVLHSPAYLLTMLIFILCNFKSLFGLQLKQVEPNSKEVEFAKTSLFSKHGEMKNWPKDHDFRFYKLVIENIFLINWFGGPKPLTVDQYLHLKPNELTSIS; the protein is encoded by the exons ATGGCCAGTGGAATCTTCCATGGTCTGTTTTACCATCTGTTTTTTGTGTATTTGGCATCTTCTTCTGTGGGATCGCAGAACTTTGTGCAGGGTCGGTTGCTTCTAATTTCAAAACCCGACCCGGATAATGCTGCGGCCACTGCTCGTTGGTTGGTTTCTCAGAATTCATGGGGAATCTTAAG CACCATCTCAAGTGATTTTGGGGGAGCGCCTTTTGG GAATGTGGTTTCGTTTAGTGACGGGCCACCCAACGAAGGTCGAGGCATTCCATATTTCTACTTAACTACTCTTGACCCAACTGCAAAGTATGCAATCTCTGATGAGAGGGCTTCATTCACACTCAGTGAGTACCCTATTGGAACTTGTGGCAAGACAGATCCAGAAAACCCGACTTGCGCAAAAATTACATTGATCGGGAAGGTAAAATTGTTAGTTTTACATTCTCCAGCTTATCTTCTAACCATGCTAAtattcatcttgtgtaactttAAGTCACTGTTTGGCCTACAGCTGAAGCAGGTTGAGCCTAATTCCAAAGAAGTAGAGTTTGCTAAAACTTCTTTGTTCTCAAAGCATGGAGAGATGAAAA ACTGGCCCAAGGATCACGACTTTCGGTTCTACAAATTAGTAATAGAAAACATATTCTTGATCAATTGGTTCGGTGGACCTAAGCCTCTTACAGTTGATCAATATCTTCATTTGAAACC gAATGAGCTCACATCCATTAGTTGA
- the LOC120079464 gene encoding protein CREG1 isoform X3, which produces MASGIFHGLFYHLFFVYLASSSVGSQNFVQGRLLLISKPDPDNAAATARWLVSQNSWGILSTISSDFGGAPFGNVVSFSDGPPNEGRGIPYFYLTTLDPTAKYAISDERASFTLSEYPIGTCGKTDPENPTCAKITLIGKLKQVEPNSKEVEFAKTSLFSKHGEMKNWPKDHDFRFYKLVIENIFLINWFGGPKPLTVDQYLHLKPNELTSIS; this is translated from the exons ATGGCCAGTGGAATCTTCCATGGTCTGTTTTACCATCTGTTTTTTGTGTATTTGGCATCTTCTTCTGTGGGATCGCAGAACTTTGTGCAGGGTCGGTTGCTTCTAATTTCAAAACCCGACCCGGATAATGCTGCGGCCACTGCTCGTTGGTTGGTTTCTCAGAATTCATGGGGAATCTTAAG CACCATCTCAAGTGATTTTGGGGGAGCGCCTTTTGG GAATGTGGTTTCGTTTAGTGACGGGCCACCCAACGAAGGTCGAGGCATTCCATATTTCTACTTAACTACTCTTGACCCAACTGCAAAGTATGCAATCTCTGATGAGAGGGCTTCATTCACACTCAGTGAGTACCCTATTGGAACTTGTGGCAAGACAGATCCAGAAAACCCGACTTGCGCAAAAATTACATTGATCGGGAAG CTGAAGCAGGTTGAGCCTAATTCCAAAGAAGTAGAGTTTGCTAAAACTTCTTTGTTCTCAAAGCATGGAGAGATGAAAA ACTGGCCCAAGGATCACGACTTTCGGTTCTACAAATTAGTAATAGAAAACATATTCTTGATCAATTGGTTCGGTGGACCTAAGCCTCTTACAGTTGATCAATATCTTCATTTGAAACC gAATGAGCTCACATCCATTAGTTGA